From Woronichinia naegeliana WA131, the proteins below share one genomic window:
- a CDS encoding transposase → MYGRDFRVISRWEPTSQRCSSCGQIGGKKELSVREWTCLFCGKTHDRDVNAARNIKVAGGLSETQNGHGGRRKSSLLVASDEVSTHLLPIQLSLFR, encoded by the coding sequence ATGTATGGGCGTGATTTTAGGGTAATTTCTCGTTGGGAACCGACTTCACAACGCTGTTCAAGTTGTGGCCAAATTGGCGGAAAAAAAGAACTTTCTGTCAGGGAATGGACTTGTCTTTTTTGTGGGAAAACCCACGATAGAGATGTAAACGCCGCTAGAAACATCAAGGTCGCGGGAGGGCTTTCCGAGACTCAAAACGGACATGGAGGACGGCGTAAATCTAGTTTGCTAGTTGCTTCCGATGAAGTGTCAACCCACCTATTGCCTATTCAACTTAGTTTGTTTAGGTAG